The nucleotide window CCACTCGTATAATTTTTACGTCCATTAATAAGATAGAACTCCCCATCTCTTACAGCTGTTGTGCCTGGTTTTCCCCCTCGTACAGGACTACCCATGGCAAATTCGCTTACTGCCCGGTTTACGGTCGCTCCATTATTGACCTGCTCAGCGAACCAGTCTATTTTTTCTACAGGCCAATAACGATTTTCAAAAATTTCACCGACGTTTTGAATTGTCCATGAAGCTGCTAACCCCGTGCTACCACAATAACTTGATAATGTTTCATGAAGTAATACTGCATCATAGACCGATAAACCAGCACCGCCATATTGTTTTGGTAAAGTAATTTTTGTATACCCTATTTCACGTAGCTTTTTGAAATTTTCAAATGGAAAAATAGATTCTTCATCTATTTTACGAGCGTTTGCTTTAAAGCTTTCCTCCAATGTCTCTAATTTTTTTAACCATTCACGTTGTTCTTCCGTATGAATAAATAATTGTTTACTCAAATGAAACACCACCTATTTTATTTATTCTACTCTCCACTCTATTATTGAGTTCAATATTAATGTCGGAAATTCCTGAGTCAATTATATAGGAATTATTTCAAGCTAAAAATAAGGGAGCTTTCTTCGTTTGAAGAAGGCTCCCTTAAAAGTAATTTACATTTTCTCTGGTGCTGATACACCAATTAATTTCAATGCATTTGTAGCTGTCGGCTTCGCCTTTCGCTACAGAATGGGATTGTATTTTTACAGAAGTTTGTTGTTTACATTTTTTCTGGTGCTGATACACCAATTAATTTCAATGCATTTGTAGCTGTCGGCTTCGCCTTTCGCTACAGAATGGGATTGTATTTTTACAGAAGTTCGTTGTTTACATTTTTTCTGGTGCTGATACACCAATTAATTTCAATGCATTTGCTAATGTTGTTTTTACTGCTGTAATTAATGCAAGACGCGCTTCAGTTAGCTCTTTGTTATCTTGGTTTAATACTTTTTCCGCATTGTAGAAGCTGTGGAATGCAGCTGCTAAATCTTGAATGTAGTTGGCGATACGGTGTGGTGTGCGGTGTTTCGCTGCATCTGCCACGATTTGTGGGAATGCACCCACTTTTTTCAGTACGTCTTCTTCTTTTTCAGCTGTTAATAACGCTAAATTTTCTAAAGAAGCTGTAAATCCTTGCTCTTGTGCTGAACGTAAAATTGACGAAATACGTGCGTGTGCATATTGTGCATAATACACTGGGTTTTCGTTAGATTGTGAAACAGCTAAATCTAAGTCAAAGTCCATATGTGAATCGCCTGCCGTTTTTACAAAGAAGTAACGTACAGCATCTAAGCCCACTTCTTCTACTAATTCACGCATTGTAACTGCGTTACCCGTACGTTTCGACATTTTGAATTTCTCGCCGTTTTTGTATAGCTGCACCATTTGGATAATATCTACTTCTAATGTACCTCGGTCATATCCTAACGCTTCAATTGCTGCTTTCATACGTGGAATATAACCATGGTGGTCCGCGCCCCAAATATTAATTAATTTATCAAAGCCACGATGTAATTTATCTTCATGGTATGCGATATCTGGTGTTAAGTAAGTAAATGAACCGTCGTTTTTAATTAATACGCGGTCTTTATCGTCACCAAATGTAGTTGAACGGAACCAAGTTGCGCCTTCTTCTTCAAATACGTGACCATTTGCTTTTAACTTATCTAAAGCAATCTCAATTTTCCCATTTTTGTATAAAGATGTTTCGGAATACCAAACATCAAATTCAACTCGGAAGTTTTTTAGATCGTTTTGTAATTTCGCTAATTCTAATTTTAAACCGTGCTCACGGAAGAAGTTAAAACGTTCTTCTTCTGATTTCTCCAAAATTTCAGTACCAAATTGCTCTGCTAATTTCCCAGCAATTTCAACAATATCTGGCCCATGGTAACCGTCTTCTGGCATTTCAGCGTCCATATTTAATGCCTGCTTGTAACGCGCTTCTAATGAGTACGCCAAGTTGTTAATTTGGTTACCTGCGTCATTAATATAGTATTCACGAGATACGTTAAAGCCTGCGAAGTCCATTACGTTACATAAAGAATCCCCTACTGACGCACCACGGGCATGTCCTAAGTGTAAATCACCTGTTGGGTTTGCAGAAACAAACTCCACTTGTACTTTTTGTGCATTACCAGCGTTTGACCGACCGTAGTTTTGTCCTTGTTCGAATGCCGCTTTTACAACACCTGCTAAGAAATCTTTACGTACGGTAATGTTCATGAAACCAGGGCCTGCGATGTCGATTTTTTCAATATCTGTGCCT belongs to Solibacillus sp. FSL R7-0682 and includes:
- the argS gene encoding arginine--tRNA ligase, with the protein product MNAVEQLQQSIKDALKAAIDKAGLVEAGTEINIHLETPKDKANGDFATNVAMQLTKLAKKPPRAIAEAILENLETAGTDIEKIDIAGPGFMNITVRKDFLAGVVKAAFEQGQNYGRSNAGNAQKVQVEFVSANPTGDLHLGHARGASVGDSLCNVMDFAGFNVSREYYINDAGNQINNLAYSLEARYKQALNMDAEMPEDGYHGPDIVEIAGKLAEQFGTEILEKSEEERFNFFREHGLKLELAKLQNDLKNFRVEFDVWYSETSLYKNGKIEIALDKLKANGHVFEEEGATWFRSTTFGDDKDRVLIKNDGSFTYLTPDIAYHEDKLHRGFDKLINIWGADHHGYIPRMKAAIEALGYDRGTLEVDIIQMVQLYKNGEKFKMSKRTGNAVTMRELVEEVGLDAVRYFFVKTAGDSHMDFDLDLAVSQSNENPVYYAQYAHARISSILRSAQEQGFTASLENLALLTAEKEEDVLKKVGAFPQIVADAAKHRTPHRIANYIQDLAAAFHSFYNAEKVLNQDNKELTEARLALITAVKTTLANALKLIGVSAPEKM